From Halodesulfovibrio sp. MK-HDV, one genomic window encodes:
- a CDS encoding inorganic phosphate transporter, which translates to MDIYTVFLVLAVLAGFMMAFNLGANDVANSMASAVGAKAITVKQAVLIAGVLNFAGAVFLGAQVTRTISKGIINPEMITDPKVLMVGMFAALLSAGLWVLVATLTALPVSSTHSIVGSILGFGIVVGGPEVVNWGTLGFVVLSWVISPLFGAVIAGLIFSSIRKRILFRSQMLMQARKWAPFWIALTCTLVFLSFLFKTPFGKNMHLTWWDASYLAPIVTAFFWCIARSFIHKLIPKVDEESEAVEGLFRKMQVGTSCYVAVSQGANDVANAIGPVAAIYMIARDHALLSTAEVPLWLLIIGGLGITLGISVLGYKVMDTVGTKITTLNNTRGFAVDFGAATTVLIASNLGMPVSTTHASVGSIVGVGVARGFGTVNFQILFKIVLYWVLTVPIAALSSIVIFQLLKWTIL; encoded by the coding sequence ATGGATATATATACTGTTTTCCTTGTACTGGCTGTACTAGCCGGTTTTATGATGGCGTTCAACCTTGGTGCAAACGACGTTGCTAACTCAATGGCGTCTGCGGTTGGTGCTAAAGCCATCACTGTCAAACAAGCTGTGCTTATTGCGGGTGTTCTTAACTTCGCAGGCGCAGTTTTTCTTGGTGCTCAGGTTACCAGGACAATTTCTAAAGGGATTATCAACCCGGAAATGATTACTGACCCTAAGGTTCTTATGGTCGGTATGTTTGCAGCATTATTATCTGCTGGACTCTGGGTTCTTGTTGCAACGCTCACGGCACTTCCTGTTTCTTCCACCCATTCTATTGTCGGATCTATCCTCGGCTTTGGTATTGTTGTCGGCGGGCCGGAAGTGGTTAACTGGGGCACACTCGGTTTTGTTGTTCTATCCTGGGTTATATCACCATTATTTGGTGCTGTAATTGCTGGACTTATCTTTTCATCAATCCGCAAACGAATCCTGTTTCGAAGCCAAATGCTTATGCAAGCGCGCAAGTGGGCTCCGTTCTGGATTGCACTTACGTGTACCTTGGTGTTCTTATCCTTCCTGTTTAAGACACCATTCGGCAAAAACATGCACCTTACATGGTGGGATGCCTCCTACCTTGCTCCTATTGTGACCGCATTTTTCTGGTGTATTGCCAGAAGTTTTATTCATAAACTTATTCCAAAAGTTGACGAAGAATCTGAAGCTGTTGAAGGACTGTTCCGTAAAATGCAGGTGGGCACCTCCTGTTACGTTGCAGTTTCTCAGGGCGCCAACGACGTTGCAAATGCTATCGGTCCGGTAGCTGCTATCTATATGATTGCACGCGATCATGCACTGCTCAGCACTGCAGAGGTTCCTCTTTGGCTGCTTATCATAGGTGGTCTAGGCATCACTCTTGGTATTTCAGTTCTGGGTTATAAAGTTATGGACACCGTAGGCACCAAAATTACCACGCTTAACAACACACGTGGCTTTGCTGTTGATTTTGGCGCAGCAACTACTGTACTTATTGCGTCCAACCTCGGCATGCCTGTTTCTACAACACATGCTTCTGTTGGCTCAATTGTAGGTGTTGGTGTAGCCCGCGGTTTTGGTACCGTTAACTTTCAGATTTTATTTAAAATCGTTCTCTACTGGGTACTCACAGTGCCAATTGCAGCACTGAGCAGTATTGTTATTTTCCAGTTGCTTAAGTGGACGATTCTTTAA
- a CDS encoding methyl-accepting chemotaxis protein, whose product MEGVVKGNFWKTLAFRYIGCVFCILLLSISIVSAYFLRSQQETELAQNTTSNRRTLEHVANVLEDWTNAQINLAQIMAKSPTVIEACKNPEDSELVDKAQKYLQTYHNKYGFYENIPLAAHLPKGKSFSVTVNGKSRVIKDGTFFTDTVGGKTIGKGGAQLSFIKASRSGKEYFISQVYPSILRGNPIFVISIPVYDNSKHVGSVILAPQMDYFTNKFINNSKIGKTGSLFFIDSRGIFIAHKNPDMILKKDLGDHTGYIQKILGGQDNFFSTDATAEKYKYLVQPISISKGNILHEWILCATQAESEITAGSHKTAIAMQYAGAGLLIALGLLLYLLTRFFVTKPLAEIGEYATQIENGNLNAQLAFKSTTELGTLADSLRNMNVTIIGELQDKMSFMQGLLNGIQNPYAVVNANMELQSCNNYMIEITGRSGNVEDFAGWNISKFLFDDPSYHVILIDVMRDKTPCINKDFSYTNAVGKNYELVIDVVPLLDAEGNVTGGITFWNNVSELKARQKEMEANKKEIETAATHAHALSDKTEDILRLLTENVEESNTRTEKQKEYLLETITAIDELSATVQEIASNSSQTANTAQITKENADNGAGIVQESMHSIHSLQKLIATMSDDIDKLTEHADGIGNVMEIINDIADQTNLLALNAAIEAARAGEAGRGFSVVADEVRKLAEKTMSATSEVDSAVTAIQNGTRNCAASIKKVDTEAGNNVARAKDTEEALTGIRTMTESTSQMVTGIATAAEQQSAATEQVARTASDIGTIAEETYTAMQSATLRITEVKASFEELRNIIYAMK is encoded by the coding sequence ATGGAGGGTGTAGTGAAAGGTAATTTTTGGAAAACATTAGCATTTCGGTACATCGGGTGCGTCTTTTGTATCTTATTATTGTCTATATCTATAGTAAGTGCTTACTTTTTAAGATCACAACAAGAGACGGAACTCGCTCAAAACACTACTTCTAACAGACGAACACTCGAACATGTAGCCAATGTATTAGAAGATTGGACAAATGCGCAGATAAATCTTGCACAGATCATGGCTAAGTCGCCTACTGTAATAGAAGCATGTAAAAATCCGGAAGACAGTGAGCTGGTTGATAAAGCACAAAAATATCTTCAAACCTACCACAATAAATACGGTTTTTATGAAAACATTCCACTTGCCGCGCATTTACCCAAAGGAAAAAGCTTTTCTGTCACAGTAAATGGAAAAAGCCGTGTCATTAAAGACGGCACATTCTTTACTGACACAGTAGGCGGAAAAACAATTGGCAAGGGTGGCGCACAGCTTTCATTTATTAAAGCATCCCGATCTGGAAAAGAATATTTCATTAGTCAGGTCTACCCGAGTATTCTTCGTGGTAATCCTATTTTTGTTATATCAATTCCGGTTTATGACAACAGCAAGCATGTTGGCAGTGTTATTCTTGCGCCGCAAATGGACTACTTTACGAACAAGTTTATCAATAACTCAAAAATTGGAAAAACCGGCTCACTCTTTTTCATCGACTCAAGAGGGATCTTTATTGCTCATAAAAATCCCGACATGATCCTCAAAAAAGACCTTGGAGATCACACCGGCTATATCCAAAAGATTCTGGGCGGACAGGATAACTTCTTTTCAACAGACGCCACTGCAGAGAAATACAAATATCTCGTACAGCCGATTTCAATCTCAAAAGGTAATATTCTACATGAGTGGATTTTATGCGCCACTCAGGCGGAAAGTGAAATTACAGCAGGATCTCATAAGACCGCAATCGCTATGCAGTACGCAGGTGCAGGACTGCTCATTGCGCTTGGTCTGCTATTATACCTACTCACAAGATTTTTCGTTACGAAGCCGCTTGCCGAAATAGGCGAATACGCAACGCAGATTGAAAACGGTAACCTCAATGCTCAACTTGCCTTCAAAAGCACAACAGAGCTAGGCACCCTTGCAGACTCGCTACGCAATATGAATGTTACAATTATTGGCGAACTTCAGGATAAAATGAGCTTCATGCAGGGCCTCCTGAACGGTATTCAAAATCCGTATGCCGTTGTTAACGCAAACATGGAACTACAAAGCTGCAACAACTACATGATTGAGATTACCGGTCGAAGTGGCAATGTTGAAGATTTTGCAGGCTGGAACATTTCAAAATTCCTTTTTGATGATCCGAGCTACCACGTAATCCTGATCGACGTAATGAGGGATAAAACACCATGTATCAACAAAGACTTCTCATACACTAACGCAGTTGGAAAGAATTATGAGTTGGTCATAGACGTCGTGCCATTGTTAGACGCAGAGGGAAATGTAACCGGCGGCATTACATTCTGGAACAACGTATCAGAATTAAAAGCGCGTCAGAAAGAAATGGAAGCGAACAAAAAAGAAATTGAAACTGCAGCTACTCATGCTCATGCACTTTCAGACAAAACAGAAGATATCTTACGTCTGCTCACAGAAAATGTTGAAGAGTCAAATACTCGAACTGAAAAACAAAAAGAATATCTTCTCGAGACCATCACAGCCATCGATGAATTAAGTGCAACTGTACAGGAGATTGCCTCCAATTCAAGCCAAACGGCCAACACAGCGCAAATTACAAAAGAAAATGCAGATAACGGTGCAGGCATAGTGCAAGAATCCATGCATTCAATTCATTCGCTGCAAAAGCTTATTGCAACTATGAGTGATGATATCGACAAGCTTACAGAGCATGCCGATGGCATTGGTAACGTCATGGAAATCATCAACGACATTGCCGACCAGACCAACCTCCTTGCCCTTAATGCTGCAATCGAAGCAGCACGAGCTGGCGAAGCTGGAAGAGGCTTCTCTGTAGTTGCAGACGAAGTACGAAAACTGGCAGAGAAAACCATGTCTGCAACCAGCGAGGTTGACTCGGCTGTGACCGCTATTCAAAACGGAACAAGAAATTGTGCAGCATCTATTAAAAAGGTTGATACTGAAGCAGGAAACAACGTAGCGAGAGCTAAGGATACAGAAGAAGCACTTACTGGAATCCGCACAATGACCGAATCTACCAGTCAAATGGTTACTGGTATTGCAACAGCAGCAGAACAACAATCAGCAGCTACCGAGCAAGTAGCTCGAACTGCAAGCGACATCGGAACAATAGCCGAAGAAACGTACACTGCAATGCAAAGCGCGACATTACGAATAACAGAGGTTAAAGCATCCTTTGAAGAGTTACGAAATATTATCTACGCTATGAAATAA
- a CDS encoding DUF47 domain-containing protein codes for MKFRVPFFGMLSDRTPMSGLLEHYGQIEKGMGLIHESMECYITGGACREFYSLQQEVDDAEYHADKIKRNIRNHLPHGLFMPVDKTLFINYTRSQDNILDSGQEALNWLGMHRLAIEEDMQKLLLDYLYEVAKTIEMLKVALEATIDLVQGTVTVNRQKTKEHFRGIRAQQRNVFRMKQNVMAELYDLDRDFKEVYQLMKFVDCLFDMSHNSENCSDMLRAMIVR; via the coding sequence ATGAAATTTCGCGTTCCATTCTTTGGAATGTTATCCGACCGCACTCCGATGAGCGGACTGCTCGAGCACTACGGGCAGATTGAGAAAGGCATGGGGCTTATTCACGAATCCATGGAATGCTACATTACCGGTGGCGCTTGCAGAGAATTCTATTCCCTGCAGCAGGAAGTGGATGATGCTGAATACCATGCGGATAAGATTAAACGTAATATCCGTAACCACCTTCCACATGGCCTGTTTATGCCAGTGGATAAGACTCTGTTCATCAACTACACCCGCAGTCAGGACAACATCCTCGACTCTGGTCAGGAAGCATTAAACTGGCTTGGTATGCACCGTCTGGCAATTGAAGAAGACATGCAGAAGCTTCTTCTCGATTACCTGTACGAAGTGGCTAAAACCATTGAAATGTTGAAAGTCGCTCTTGAAGCAACCATCGACCTCGTTCAAGGTACTGTCACTGTAAACCGCCAGAAGACTAAAGAACATTTCCGAGGCATCCGCGCACAGCAGCGCAACGTATTCCGCATGAAACAAAACGTCATGGCGGAACTGTATGACCTTGATCGTGACTTTAAAGAAGTCTACCAGCTCATGAAGTTTGTAGATTGTCTCTTCGACATGAGTCACAACTCTGAAAATTGTAGCGACATGCTGCGCGCTATGATCGTTAGATAA
- a CDS encoding glycosyltransferase family 2 protein: MNTNTPSVSVVMPVFNGANSLATAIDSILAQTFSDFELILVDDGSTDFTLEIIKGYVAQDERVRGFTMPHSGVAAAANAGLSKVRARLIARMDADDYSMPERLAQQVAYMHGHPEIGILGTRVEFGGNRETAAGYARYVDWTNTLLKPEELRLRRFQEAPFAHPSTIYRTELVERFGGYKTGNLPEDYELWLRWMSLGIKAAKLPSTLVVWNDPPDRLSRTGEQCTTDNFYKMKSPYLADWLHNNVSPDRKIYVIGASKTSRNRALLLEQSGVVITGWIDVDPNKIGNIVNGKRVAGREILDQEHCFAVAYLAGHDANDQLEEFLKTKGYTLGRDYILAS, translated from the coding sequence ATGAATACAAACACACCCTCCGTATCCGTCGTTATGCCCGTTTTCAACGGCGCAAACTCTCTTGCCACAGCTATAGACAGCATTCTCGCTCAGACATTCAGCGACTTTGAACTTATCCTCGTCGATGATGGCTCCACAGATTTCACACTGGAGATCATCAAAGGATATGTTGCGCAGGATGAACGCGTGCGAGGCTTCACCATGCCACACTCCGGCGTAGCCGCTGCTGCCAATGCAGGGCTGTCCAAAGTTCGTGCTCGACTCATCGCACGCATGGACGCTGACGACTACTCCATGCCGGAACGCCTGGCACAACAAGTTGCCTACATGCACGGACATCCTGAGATAGGCATCTTAGGGACGCGTGTAGAATTTGGTGGTAACAGAGAAACTGCGGCAGGATATGCACGCTACGTGGATTGGACAAATACTCTCCTAAAGCCAGAAGAGCTTAGACTGAGACGTTTTCAAGAAGCGCCTTTTGCACACCCCAGCACCATATACCGAACCGAACTCGTAGAACGTTTCGGGGGATACAAAACCGGCAACTTACCGGAAGATTACGAACTGTGGCTCCGCTGGATGTCCCTTGGAATCAAGGCTGCGAAGCTTCCGTCCACGTTAGTCGTATGGAACGATCCCCCTGACAGGCTTTCCCGTACCGGCGAACAGTGCACAACAGATAACTTCTATAAAATGAAATCCCCCTACCTTGCGGACTGGCTTCACAACAATGTTTCACCAGACAGAAAGATTTACGTCATCGGTGCAAGCAAAACCAGTCGGAACCGTGCGCTCCTGCTTGAGCAAAGCGGTGTTGTCATCACTGGGTGGATTGATGTTGACCCAAATAAGATAGGCAACATTGTAAATGGAAAGCGTGTGGCAGGCAGGGAAATTCTGGATCAGGAACATTGTTTTGCTGTGGCATATCTAGCAGGGCATGATGCGAACGATCAGCTTGAAGAATTCTTAAAAACTAAGGGATATACCCTTGGAAGAGATTATATTCTGGCCTCATAG
- a CDS encoding cation:proton antiporter: protein MGIATDLITVMLAALLGAIIARALKQPYILGYILGGMLVGPYTAGPTVSGDGQHNIELLSNIGVALLLFALGLDFTLKKLKPVRVIALIGTPAQVALTMAAGWGIAYYVLEWTSIQAVWFGAFMAFSNTMMILKTLENRGQMGTYISAIMVGILIMQDICTIPLLVILPTLSMVGEGLLPVAWALGKGALFLVAMFVLGTRLIPWVLSIVASAQSRELFMLACSTIGLGVGYATFLLGLSFPFGAFVAGVLISESDYARQALGDIAPMRDLFCMLFFASIGMLINFEFIIENIIPVLELTVAIILVKGFIFWLVATILRIRQQKALMIGFGMYSIGELSFLLASIAEESQIITDKQYSLILAAAILTMLLTPLTFKIAPLAYKLCKKAFRLENIETESYQASGRKDHVIIVGSGRVGVAIASILTEFLIPFVMIEYNLPAFLAAKQKGYPIIFGDAAVQEVYDTADPADAQLTLVTAPATTGCFPLIQNIRSRYSNMKIIASVNSDDQIEQLKACGVDVMINPILEASLEMTRLALEHFDVEDRNIGSMLSAYRIKQYTSGQLLPQIDETEGNSS, encoded by the coding sequence ATGGGTATAGCAACTGACCTTATTACCGTAATGCTTGCTGCGCTGTTGGGCGCTATTATTGCCCGTGCGCTGAAGCAACCATATATTCTCGGTTACATTCTTGGTGGTATGCTCGTTGGCCCATACACTGCCGGTCCGACAGTTTCTGGTGACGGGCAGCACAATATTGAGCTGCTTTCTAATATTGGTGTTGCACTTTTGTTGTTTGCCTTGGGGCTGGACTTCACGTTGAAGAAACTGAAGCCGGTTCGGGTAATTGCTCTTATCGGAACTCCAGCTCAGGTTGCCTTGACCATGGCGGCAGGGTGGGGAATTGCGTACTATGTTCTAGAGTGGACCAGCATTCAGGCTGTGTGGTTTGGCGCGTTTATGGCGTTTTCAAATACTATGATGATATTGAAGACACTTGAGAACCGTGGGCAGATGGGGACGTACATCAGCGCGATAATGGTCGGTATTCTCATCATGCAGGATATCTGTACTATTCCGCTACTCGTTATCCTGCCTACGTTGAGCATGGTGGGCGAAGGACTGCTTCCCGTTGCATGGGCGTTAGGGAAGGGAGCACTTTTTCTTGTAGCGATGTTTGTTTTAGGAACACGGCTTATTCCTTGGGTGCTCTCCATTGTTGCGAGTGCTCAATCGAGAGAGCTATTCATGCTTGCCTGCTCCACGATTGGGCTTGGTGTCGGGTATGCTACCTTTTTGCTTGGGTTGTCCTTTCCTTTCGGTGCGTTTGTCGCAGGTGTGCTTATTAGTGAGTCAGACTATGCGCGTCAGGCTCTGGGGGATATTGCCCCTATGCGCGATCTGTTCTGTATGCTTTTCTTTGCCTCAATAGGCATGCTCATTAATTTTGAATTCATCATCGAGAACATAATTCCAGTATTGGAGCTTACTGTTGCCATTATTCTTGTAAAAGGCTTCATCTTCTGGCTGGTAGCTACAATATTAAGAATACGTCAGCAGAAGGCGTTGATGATTGGTTTTGGGATGTATTCAATTGGTGAGTTGTCTTTTCTGCTGGCGAGTATTGCAGAGGAATCTCAAATCATAACGGATAAACAGTATTCGTTGATACTCGCGGCAGCCATATTAACAATGTTGCTCACTCCGTTGACATTTAAGATTGCTCCGCTGGCGTACAAGCTATGTAAGAAAGCATTCCGTCTCGAAAATATAGAAACAGAATCCTATCAGGCTAGTGGTAGAAAAGATCATGTAATTATTGTGGGATCAGGGCGGGTTGGAGTTGCTATTGCGAGTATTTTAACAGAATTCTTAATTCCGTTTGTGATGATCGAATATAATCTTCCGGCTTTTTTGGCCGCAAAGCAGAAAGGGTATCCCATTATATTTGGCGATGCCGCTGTACAGGAAGTGTATGACACTGCTGATCCAGCAGATGCTCAGCTGACTCTTGTGACAGCTCCGGCTACAACTGGTTGTTTTCCGCTTATTCAGAATATCCGTTCCAGATATTCGAATATGAAGATTATTGCGAGCGTGAACTCGGACGATCAGATTGAGCAGCTAAAGGCGTGCGGTGTCGACGTGATGATTAATCCGATACTTGAAGCGAGTCTGGAGATGACAAGGCTTGCGTTGGAACATTTTGATGTAGAGGACAGGAATATTGGAAGCATGCTTTCAGCGTATCGAATTAAACAATACACTTCAGGGCAGTTGCTTCCGCAAATCGATGAGACGGAGGGAAATAGTTCGTAA